From the Trichocoleus desertorum ATA4-8-CV12 genome, one window contains:
- a CDS encoding sirohydrochlorin chelatase encodes MLTTNSTLLNAIDAAAPTAPLPPLPMQRPLLLIGHGSRDEDGRRSFLEFAAAYQALDTSRPAVPCFLELTAPSIQEGVDQCVEQGYTEFSVLPILLFAARHNKFDVTNELDRARQRHPQVKFHYGRHFGITPGILDLWRSRLAELDQPQWNPQGIERKDTVLLFVGRGASDPDANGDVYKMARILWEGSGYSTVETCFIGITHPRLEEGFRRARLYDPKRIIVLPYFLFTGLLMKKIFDITAQQQDQYPDISMTCLPEMGLHPQLFLILREREIETQLGQVQMNCEMCKFRLAAVGNGGGHSHDHGHHHHDHGHDHGHSHDQAHGHGHGHDHPAVDPYAEPAQYHERIWQVP; translated from the coding sequence ATGCTAACCACCAATTCAACCCTGTTGAATGCGATCGATGCTGCTGCCCCTACAGCGCCATTACCACCTCTACCCATGCAGCGCCCCCTGTTACTCATCGGGCATGGCAGTCGGGATGAAGACGGACGGCGGAGCTTTCTCGAATTTGCCGCAGCCTACCAAGCCCTAGATACCTCCCGCCCCGCAGTTCCTTGCTTCCTCGAACTCACCGCCCCTTCCATTCAAGAAGGCGTTGACCAGTGCGTCGAGCAAGGCTATACCGAATTTTCCGTCCTGCCAATTTTGCTCTTTGCCGCACGACATAACAAATTCGATGTCACCAATGAACTCGATCGCGCCCGTCAGCGTCATCCCCAAGTCAAGTTCCACTATGGTCGGCACTTTGGCATCACTCCTGGAATTTTAGACTTGTGGCGATCGCGTCTAGCCGAACTCGACCAACCCCAATGGAACCCCCAAGGCATCGAACGCAAAGATACCGTCCTGCTGTTTGTCGGTCGCGGAGCCAGCGATCCCGATGCTAACGGTGACGTTTACAAAATGGCTCGCATCCTCTGGGAAGGCAGCGGCTATAGCACCGTAGAAACCTGCTTTATTGGCATCACCCATCCCCGTCTAGAAGAAGGCTTCCGGCGCGCCCGTCTCTACGACCCCAAACGCATCATCGTCCTGCCTTACTTCCTGTTCACAGGGTTGTTGATGAAGAAAATTTTTGACATCACCGCCCAGCAACAAGACCAGTATCCCGACATCTCTATGACCTGTCTGCCAGAAATGGGCTTACATCCCCAACTCTTCTTGATTCTGCGAGAACGGGAAATTGAAACCCAACTGGGCCAAGTGCAAATGAACTGCGAAATGTGTAAGTTTCGTCTGGCGGCTGTTGGCAATGGTGGCGGTCATAGCCACGATCACGGCCACCATCATCACGATCATGGGCATGATCACGGACACAGCCACGATCAAGCTCACGGGCATGGGCATGGCCACGATCATCCTGCCGTTGACCCCTACGCGGAGCCAGCTCAATATCACGAGAGAATTTGGCAAGTTCCCTAA
- a CDS encoding glycosyltransferase family 4 protein produces MLRSRLAYISFDTVPAPKGAAVHIAAFTQALGGAFGGVELVTVAPTLEAVVGRELWPQVRQLALPAVGDTLIRRVLDFRLRLGQWWQGRRFEVVQVRSPFEGFPIALNKDKLGDRLIFEVNGLPSIELKYRYPAVAEDTELMQKLVAQEQVCLDAADLVVTPSVVTQAYLVSRGVAASKIRVIPNGVDLEIFRYQAPCSECLLEAPLAPQIWGEIDSKSPKFGGFRGQRFQPHPFHLLYFGTLSAWQGVGLTIEALALYCRDFSGRLTIVGQGRGDQAIALQKLAAKLGVADRMQIIAPVSQGELVNLMHQADAIAAPLTANDRNLVQGCCPLKVLEGMASGTPVIASDLPVVREFGTADEHFLLVQPGSAKAFKDAMVRLKTEAELGARLAIAARQRIETHYTWHQAGAALVTAYEELGIKRSQMV; encoded by the coding sequence ATGCTGCGATCGCGACTTGCCTACATTTCATTCGATACGGTGCCTGCGCCGAAGGGGGCGGCGGTGCATATTGCGGCTTTTACTCAGGCGTTGGGTGGGGCTTTTGGAGGGGTGGAGTTGGTGACGGTGGCTCCAACTTTGGAGGCTGTGGTGGGGCGGGAGTTATGGCCTCAGGTGCGGCAGTTGGCGTTGCCTGCGGTGGGGGATACTTTAATTCGTCGGGTGCTGGATTTTCGGCTGCGATTGGGGCAATGGTGGCAGGGGCGGCGGTTTGAGGTGGTGCAGGTGCGATCGCCTTTTGAGGGGTTTCCGATCGCGCTGAACAAGGACAAGTTGGGCGATCGCTTAATTTTTGAGGTGAATGGGTTGCCGTCAATTGAGCTGAAGTATCGCTATCCAGCGGTGGCTGAGGATACGGAGCTGATGCAGAAGTTGGTGGCACAGGAGCAAGTTTGCTTGGATGCCGCAGATTTGGTGGTGACGCCGAGTGTGGTGACGCAAGCTTATTTGGTCAGTAGGGGAGTCGCTGCGAGCAAAATTCGCGTGATTCCCAATGGAGTAGATTTGGAGATTTTCCGGTATCAAGCACCTTGCTCAGAGTGCCTTTTAGAGGCCCCCCTAGCCCCCCAAATTTGGGGGGAAATAGATTCAAAGTCCCCCAAATTTGGGGGATTTAGGGGGCAAAGGTTTCAACCCCACCCTTTTCATTTGCTCTACTTCGGGACGCTATCAGCTTGGCAGGGGGTGGGGCTGACGATTGAGGCGTTGGCTTTGTACTGTCGAGATTTTTCGGGTCGGCTGACAATTGTGGGGCAGGGGCGGGGTGATCAGGCGATCGCGCTGCAAAAGTTGGCGGCGAAGTTGGGGGTCGCCGATCGCATGCAAATCATTGCGCCTGTTTCTCAAGGTGAACTTGTGAATTTGATGCACCAAGCGGATGCGATCGCGGCTCCTTTAACGGCAAACGATCGCAATTTGGTTCAGGGCTGTTGTCCCCTGAAGGTGTTGGAAGGGATGGCTTCTGGAACGCCTGTGATCGCCAGCGATCTACCTGTGGTGCGGGAATTTGGGACTGCTGATGAGCATTTTTTGTTAGTTCAGCCGGGTTCAGCGAAAGCTTTTAAGGATGCGATGGTGCGGTTAAAGACAGAGGCAGAATTGGGGGCTAGGTTAGCGATCGCGGCTCGTCAGCGCATTGAAACTCACTACACTTGGCACCAAGCGGGCGCTGCTCTGGTGACTGCCTATGAGGAACTGGGGATTAAGCGATCGCAGATGGTTTGA
- a CDS encoding glycosyltransferase family 4 protein: MQHLLFITERFPPDLGGVATSAGRITSTLCQLGVDVDVVTWSRYLPPGEVLLPEVIETDAGKLRVHRIGLYRAWDMTMPHTLNVLDWLHQIYPYNAVWGHYLFPSGFLAVWWAEGQQLPSLVSARGNDIDRILFPPGDFARLQWTLERTSLITAVSQDLNQKIQRLSRREDTLLLPNVVDTQQFRPAILAKEAIAALKTSLGIAPDEIVLGFSGELREKKGQQFLLDALTTVRSQRPACLLIIGEVRPTEQAVLQTYAMQHPEDVQRIITTGHLPSPEAVARHLQLCDLYLQPSLWEGMPNALLEAMACGLCCIASDAGGNTEVIEHGKNGFLLPRFQLHQLGAIALELLDQEPIVRQTIGQAARDLILTHYSLDQEKTKLQTICDRLIPSSS; this comes from the coding sequence TTGCAGCATCTTCTCTTCATTACCGAGCGATTTCCGCCTGACTTAGGGGGAGTCGCTACCAGTGCGGGTCGCATTACCTCTACCCTTTGCCAATTGGGTGTGGATGTCGATGTCGTGACCTGGAGCCGCTATTTGCCGCCGGGAGAGGTGCTGCTACCGGAGGTGATTGAAACCGACGCCGGGAAATTGCGCGTGCATCGCATTGGCCTGTACCGCGCTTGGGATATGACGATGCCGCATACCCTGAATGTGTTGGATTGGCTGCACCAAATTTATCCGTACAATGCGGTTTGGGGACACTATTTGTTCCCGTCTGGATTTCTTGCCGTATGGTGGGCGGAAGGTCAGCAACTACCCAGCCTGGTTAGTGCCAGGGGAAATGACATCGATCGCATCCTATTTCCACCCGGTGACTTTGCTCGCTTGCAGTGGACTTTAGAGCGAACCAGCTTAATTACAGCCGTTAGCCAAGACTTAAACCAGAAAATTCAGCGCTTGTCTAGGCGAGAGGACACGCTACTCCTGCCCAACGTTGTAGACACGCAACAATTTCGCCCCGCCATTTTGGCAAAAGAGGCGATCGCTGCCCTCAAAACTTCCCTAGGAATTGCCCCAGACGAGATAGTTTTAGGGTTTTCCGGTGAACTGCGAGAAAAGAAAGGCCAACAGTTTCTCCTCGATGCCCTCACCACCGTACGCAGCCAACGTCCTGCTTGCTTACTAATTATTGGTGAAGTGCGTCCGACCGAGCAAGCCGTGTTGCAGACCTATGCCATGCAGCACCCAGAAGACGTGCAGCGAATTATCACCACAGGCCATTTGCCATCTCCAGAAGCAGTCGCTCGGCATTTACAACTCTGTGACCTCTACCTACAACCTTCACTCTGGGAAGGCATGCCCAACGCACTGCTCGAAGCCATGGCCTGTGGGCTGTGCTGTATCGCCAGTGACGCAGGCGGCAATACCGAAGTGATTGAACATGGCAAAAACGGCTTTTTGCTACCTCGGTTTCAGTTACATCAACTCGGCGCGATCGCCCTGGAGTTGTTAGACCAGGAACCTATCGTGCGACAAACCATTGGCCAAGCAGCCCGCGATCTCATCCTCACCCATTACTCCTTAGACCAAGAAAAAACTAAGCTTCAAACCATCTGCGATCGCTTAATCCCCAGTTCCTCATAG
- a CDS encoding peptidylprolyl isomerase, with the protein MTRAIMKTDRGTINLELFDQDAPNTVKNFTDLANKGFYDGLTFHRVISDFMIQGGCPQGTGTGGPGYKIKCETAGNPNKHLAGSLSMAHAGKDTGGSQFFICHSPQAHLDGKHTVFGKTEDIDVVNAIRKDDKILSVRIEP; encoded by the coding sequence ATGACCCGCGCCATTATGAAAACTGACAGGGGCACGATTAACCTGGAGCTATTTGACCAGGATGCGCCTAACACGGTGAAGAATTTTACTGATCTTGCCAATAAAGGGTTTTACGACGGTCTAACCTTCCACCGCGTGATTTCTGACTTCATGATTCAGGGCGGCTGTCCTCAAGGCACAGGCACCGGAGGCCCAGGTTACAAAATCAAATGTGAAACGGCTGGCAACCCCAACAAGCACTTGGCGGGTAGCCTATCGATGGCTCATGCTGGTAAAGATACAGGCGGCAGTCAATTCTTTATTTGCCATTCGCCTCAAGCTCACCTTGATGGCAAGCACACCGTGTTTGGCAAAACTGAGGATATAGATGTCGTGAATGCGATTCGTAAAGACGACAAAATTCTATCTGTCAGAATTGAGCCCTAG
- a CDS encoding TspO/MBR family protein: MIKSWMVIAAVTFLVAIGGSVIRPRDVKWFRRLRRPSWLTFEPAIPVIWAVVFVCGAWSAYNVWERDPGSSKTWFLMGFYLLLEIVTIVYQPLTLWLRNLTIGTFIGGTGAVLGWILAAVVAPVSVTAAALLIPYLIWSPIGTYATWVLAKLNPESA; the protein is encoded by the coding sequence ATGATCAAGTCTTGGATGGTGATTGCAGCCGTTACATTTTTGGTAGCGATCGGCGGCAGTGTGATTCGGCCCCGTGATGTCAAGTGGTTTCGGCGCTTACGTCGTCCGAGCTGGCTTACCTTTGAACCCGCAATTCCGGTGATTTGGGCTGTGGTTTTTGTCTGTGGCGCTTGGTCTGCCTACAACGTTTGGGAGCGAGACCCTGGCAGCTCGAAAACTTGGTTTTTAATGGGGTTCTATCTCCTGCTAGAGATCGTGACGATTGTTTATCAACCCCTAACTCTGTGGCTGCGTAACCTCACGATTGGCACCTTTATTGGCGGTACTGGGGCAGTTCTAGGTTGGATTCTAGCAGCGGTGGTTGCGCCCGTTTCTGTTACGGCTGCGGCACTCCTGATCCCTTATTTAATCTGGAGTCCGATTGGTACTTATGCGACCTGGGTGCTGGCAAAGCTGAATCCAGAATCTGCCTAA
- a CDS encoding tryptophan-rich sensory protein, giving the protein MIQSWMVIGGITFLVALGAAWIRPRDTKWAAELQRPLWLFFEPLIPVIWTVIFSCGAASAYFVWEQNPGSLQMWLLMGLYLLLEVITVAYIPLTLRLRNIKVGVILGGIGVVLGVFLASSIWPISGRAVLLLLPYLIWSPIGTYATLEMMRLNPEAAH; this is encoded by the coding sequence ATGATTCAATCCTGGATGGTCATTGGTGGCATCACTTTTCTCGTCGCTTTGGGCGCTGCTTGGATCAGACCCCGCGATACAAAATGGGCAGCAGAATTGCAGCGGCCATTGTGGTTGTTCTTCGAGCCGTTAATTCCTGTCATTTGGACTGTCATTTTTAGCTGTGGAGCCGCCTCTGCCTATTTTGTTTGGGAGCAAAACCCAGGCAGTCTACAAATGTGGCTTTTGATGGGCCTTTACTTGCTATTGGAAGTGATTACGGTGGCATACATCCCCCTGACCCTCAGACTGCGAAACATCAAAGTAGGCGTAATCTTAGGTGGCATTGGGGTTGTCTTAGGAGTTTTCCTGGCTAGCTCCATCTGGCCGATTTCTGGTCGGGCAGTGCTGTTGCTCTTGCCGTACCTGATTTGGAGTCCCATTGGTACGTACGCGACTTTAGAAATGATGCGGCTCAACCCTGAGGCAGCGCACTAA
- a CDS encoding cysteine synthase A — MDIKNGFVGSVGNTPLIRLHSFSEETGCEILGKAEFLNPGGSVKDRAALYMIEDAEKKGLLKPGGTVVEGTAGNTGIGLAHICNAKGYKCLIIIPDTQSQEKIDTLRTLGAEVRPVPAVPYKDPNNYVRLSGRIAEEMENAIWANQFDNLANRLAHYETTGPEIWAQTEGKVDAWITSTGTGGTYAGVGMFLKEKNPNIRVVLADPMGSGLYSYVKTGETSSEGSSITEGIGNSRITANMEGAPADDAIRIHDQECVEVVYRLLREEGLFVGGSSGINVAAAVALAKQMGPGHIITTILCDSGSRYQSRLFNQQWLAEKGLLPEAIATV; from the coding sequence ATGGATATTAAAAATGGATTTGTCGGCAGCGTCGGCAACACCCCCTTAATTCGGTTGCACAGCTTCAGCGAAGAGACGGGGTGCGAAATTCTAGGCAAGGCCGAGTTTCTCAACCCCGGTGGCTCTGTGAAAGACCGAGCCGCGCTCTACATGATTGAAGATGCCGAAAAGAAAGGGTTGCTGAAGCCTGGTGGCACCGTGGTAGAAGGCACCGCAGGCAACACAGGCATTGGTTTAGCCCATATCTGCAACGCCAAGGGTTACAAGTGCCTGATCATCATTCCAGATACTCAATCTCAAGAAAAAATTGACACCTTACGGACTTTAGGGGCAGAAGTACGTCCGGTGCCTGCTGTGCCCTATAAAGACCCCAACAACTACGTTAGGCTCTCTGGTCGTATCGCAGAAGAGATGGAGAATGCGATCTGGGCGAACCAGTTTGATAACTTAGCCAATCGGTTGGCGCACTACGAAACCACTGGGCCAGAGATTTGGGCACAAACTGAAGGCAAAGTAGATGCTTGGATCACTTCGACTGGCACGGGTGGTACTTACGCTGGGGTCGGAATGTTTCTCAAAGAAAAGAACCCCAATATCAGAGTAGTATTGGCTGATCCAATGGGCAGCGGTCTCTACAGTTATGTGAAAACAGGCGAAACGAGCTCAGAAGGGAGTTCCATTACCGAAGGGATTGGCAACAGCCGCATCACGGCCAACATGGAAGGCGCACCTGCGGATGATGCCATTCGCATTCATGATCAGGAGTGCGTAGAGGTTGTCTATCGCTTGCTGCGAGAAGAAGGTTTATTTGTGGGTGGTTCTAGCGGGATTAATGTGGCTGCTGCTGTGGCTCTGGCGAAACAAATGGGGCCTGGACACATCATTACGACCATTCTGTGTGATAGCGGTTCGCGGTATCAGTCCCGATTGTTTAATCAGCAATGGTTAGCTGAGAAGGGACTACTGCCAGAAGCGATCGCCACCGTCTAA
- a CDS encoding Uma2 family endonuclease: MASRSSTVPSTEIFYPSSDGERIAEGHIHLEALWATLEVLKQYLEGRQATVLANQFLYFAPGLLRLRVAPDVMVIFDVAPGGRDNYKIWEESQVPAVIFEVTSPGTKEQDQGFKKTLYEQLDVQEYWLFDPRGEWIEEQLKGFRLHRGQYEPITDGRSEPLKLRLQVEEQLIAFYREDTGEKLLIPGELRQALQVEQQARQQAEAQAEQERQRAEQAELQVRQLQERLRSLGIDPETLE; the protein is encoded by the coding sequence ATGGCATCTCGTTCTTCTACTGTTCCGTCTACTGAAATTTTTTATCCCAGTTCTGACGGTGAACGCATAGCAGAAGGTCACATTCATCTTGAGGCTCTGTGGGCGACGCTGGAAGTTCTCAAGCAGTACCTTGAGGGTCGTCAAGCAACGGTTTTAGCCAACCAATTCCTCTATTTTGCGCCAGGTCTACTTAGGCTGCGAGTCGCACCCGATGTCATGGTGATTTTTGATGTTGCTCCTGGAGGCAGAGACAACTACAAGATTTGGGAGGAGAGCCAAGTTCCGGCGGTAATTTTTGAAGTCACTTCTCCAGGCACCAAAGAGCAGGATCAAGGATTTAAGAAAACCCTTTACGAACAGTTAGATGTGCAAGAATACTGGCTGTTTGACCCCAGAGGAGAATGGATCGAGGAGCAGTTAAAAGGATTTCGGCTGCATCGAGGGCAGTACGAACCCATTACAGATGGTCGCAGTGAACCCCTAAAATTGCGCCTACAAGTTGAAGAACAACTGATTGCCTTCTACCGAGAAGACACCGGGGAGAAATTGCTGATTCCTGGCGAATTGAGACAAGCGCTTCAGGTCGAACAACAAGCACGCCAACAGGCAGAAGCGCAAGCCGAACAAGAACGCCAACGGGCAGAACAAGCAGAGCTACAGGTGCGGCAGTTGCAGGAGAGATTGCGATCGCTCGGTATCGACCCAGAAACCTTAGAATAA
- a CDS encoding peroxiredoxin translates to MVLQLGDAVPNFTQQSSEGEINFYDWAGDSWVVLFSHPADYTPVCTTELGEVSRLKPEFDKRNAKVIALSVDDAESHKGWICDINEIQNTTVNYPILADDDKKVSDLYGMIHPNANAKLTVRTVFVIDPQRKLRLTITYPPSTGRNFQEILRVIDSLQLTDNYSVATPVNWKDGDDVVVVPSIPTEEAKQKFPKGVTEIRPYLRMTPQPDK, encoded by the coding sequence ATGGTTCTCCAACTTGGTGACGCAGTTCCCAACTTTACGCAGCAATCCAGCGAAGGCGAAATCAACTTTTACGATTGGGCTGGCGATAGCTGGGTTGTTCTCTTCTCTCACCCTGCTGACTACACGCCAGTTTGCACCACCGAACTCGGCGAAGTTTCTAGACTCAAGCCCGAATTCGACAAGCGCAACGCTAAAGTGATCGCACTGAGTGTTGATGATGCCGAGTCCCACAAAGGCTGGATCTGCGACATCAACGAAATTCAGAACACCACGGTTAACTACCCCATCTTGGCCGACGACGACAAGAAGGTGTCTGATCTGTACGGCATGATCCACCCCAATGCCAATGCCAAGCTCACCGTTCGCACCGTGTTCGTAATCGATCCTCAAAGAAAGCTCCGTTTGACGATCACCTATCCCCCCAGCACAGGCCGCAACTTCCAAGAAATTCTGCGAGTGATTGATTCTCTGCAACTGACCGACAACTACAGCGTTGCCACGCCTGTGAACTGGAAAGATGGCGATGATGTGGTCGTTGTCCCTTCTATCCCCACCGAAGAAGCGAAGCAGAAGTTTCCTAAAGGCGTGACCGAAATCAGACCTTACCTCCGCATGACTCCCCAACCTGACAAATAA
- a CDS encoding DMT family transporter produces the protein MPLHHSSGRWRLGLALSLLTVLLWGVLPVALMVTLQVLDVYTVTWFRFLVSFGLLALYLASRKQLPNLEKLRSPGLWKLLAIATVFLAINYLLFLQGLAQTSPANAQVLIQLAPVSMGLGALWVFKERYTLRQWAGLVLLTLGFSLFFHEQLQALMTSSAQYLGGSGLLVLAAIAWAVYALAQKQLLQTLPSATIMMAIYGGATLLFTPTAAPQKLLSLDTFHWIALLFCALNTLIAYGAFAEALDHWEASRVSAVLALTPVVTIGTMLGVAVFWPTLIAPEQLTVLGMVGAILVVSGSFAIALGRQPKTDPSAVKS, from the coding sequence ATGCCACTGCACCATAGTTCGGGGCGCTGGCGCTTGGGTTTAGCGTTGTCCCTGCTAACCGTATTGCTTTGGGGAGTGCTACCAGTGGCGTTAATGGTGACGTTGCAAGTGCTGGATGTATACACCGTTACTTGGTTTCGCTTTCTCGTTTCTTTTGGGTTGCTGGCGCTGTATTTAGCGAGCCGCAAACAATTACCCAATTTAGAAAAGCTGCGATCGCCCGGATTGTGGAAGCTGTTGGCGATCGCCACTGTGTTTCTGGCGATCAACTACTTACTTTTTCTGCAAGGACTGGCTCAAACTTCACCTGCTAATGCCCAAGTGCTGATTCAGCTAGCGCCCGTTTCGATGGGATTAGGGGCTTTGTGGGTGTTTAAGGAGCGCTATACCTTGCGTCAGTGGGCAGGTTTAGTTTTGCTGACTCTGGGATTTTCTCTGTTTTTTCATGAGCAACTGCAAGCACTCATGACCAGCTCGGCTCAATATCTGGGTGGGAGTGGTTTGCTGGTGTTGGCCGCGATCGCTTGGGCGGTCTACGCTTTAGCCCAGAAGCAACTGCTACAAACTTTGCCCTCCGCCACAATTATGATGGCGATTTATGGCGGGGCGACGCTGCTCTTTACCCCAACTGCTGCCCCCCAGAAACTTCTAAGTTTGGATACATTTCACTGGATCGCCTTGCTCTTTTGCGCTTTAAATACTTTGATTGCTTATGGTGCCTTTGCTGAGGCGTTGGATCATTGGGAAGCCTCTAGAGTTAGTGCTGTGCTAGCGCTCACGCCCGTTGTTACCATTGGCACCATGTTAGGAGTTGCTGTCTTTTGGCCGACTCTGATTGCCCCAGAGCAGCTAACTGTTTTAGGAATGGTAGGGGCGATTTTAGTAGTGTCTGGGTCTTTTGCGATCGCCTTAGGCCGACAACCCAAGACGGACCCATCCGCAGTAAAATCATAA
- a CDS encoding cupin domain-containing protein — MLVRKLYDCEEFVAGDSTLLRELLHPDKQAIDLRYSLAHAIVPVGETSTPHALTTSEVYYMLSGQGEMHIGDETQIVAPGDAVYIPPNAKQFIRNTGSEQLVFICIVDPAWRKEDETVYEA; from the coding sequence ATGTTAGTACGAAAACTCTACGACTGCGAAGAATTTGTGGCAGGCGACAGTACCCTGCTACGGGAACTCCTACATCCTGACAAACAAGCGATCGATTTACGCTACAGTCTCGCCCACGCGATCGTCCCGGTTGGGGAAACCTCTACGCCTCATGCTCTCACCACCTCGGAGGTCTACTACATGCTCAGCGGTCAAGGTGAGATGCACATTGGCGACGAAACCCAAATAGTGGCACCGGGAGATGCCGTTTATATTCCACCCAACGCTAAGCAATTTATTCGTAACACTGGCAGCGAACAGCTAGTATTCATTTGCATTGTTGATCCTGCGTGGCGCAAGGAAGATGAAACAGTCTATGAGGCGTAA
- a CDS encoding S-(hydroxymethyl)glutathione dehydrogenase/class III alcohol dehydrogenase has translation MDVKAAVAFEAGKPLSIETVQLEGPQAGEVLVEIKATGVCHTDAFTLSGADPEGLFPAILGHEGAGVVVEVGPGVTSVKPGDHVIPLYTAECRNCEYCLSFKTNLCQAIRGTQGRGLMPNGTSRFSMGGKMIHHYMGTSTFANYTVLPEIAVAKIREDAPFDKVCYIGCGVTTGIGAVLYTAKVEPGANVVVFGLGGIGLNVIQGARMVGANMIVGVDINPTKRALAEKLGMTHFVNPKEVEGDLVAHLVELTKGGADYSFECIGNVNVMRQALECCHKGWGVSVIIGVAGAGQEISTRPFQLVTGRVWKGSAFGGARGRTDVPKIVDWYMDGKINIDDLITNVMPVEQINEAFDLMHKGDAIRTVVTF, from the coding sequence ATGGACGTTAAAGCCGCCGTTGCTTTTGAAGCTGGAAAGCCGTTGAGTATTGAAACGGTGCAGCTCGAAGGCCCTCAAGCAGGGGAAGTGCTGGTCGAAATTAAAGCGACAGGTGTCTGTCACACCGATGCCTTTACGCTATCTGGAGCTGACCCAGAAGGCTTATTTCCGGCGATTTTGGGGCACGAAGGAGCGGGTGTGGTCGTAGAAGTGGGGCCAGGAGTGACTTCGGTGAAACCTGGCGATCATGTGATTCCCCTCTACACCGCAGAATGCCGCAATTGCGAGTATTGCCTTAGCTTCAAAACCAACCTCTGCCAAGCGATTCGCGGTACCCAAGGCCGAGGACTAATGCCTAATGGTACTAGCCGTTTCTCGATGGGCGGCAAGATGATCCATCACTACATGGGCACCTCCACCTTCGCCAACTACACGGTTCTACCCGAAATTGCCGTCGCCAAAATTCGGGAAGATGCCCCCTTCGACAAGGTTTGCTATATCGGCTGTGGCGTGACCACCGGAATTGGTGCAGTACTCTACACTGCCAAAGTCGAGCCAGGAGCAAATGTCGTGGTATTTGGCTTGGGTGGTATTGGCCTCAACGTCATCCAGGGTGCCCGCATGGTGGGAGCCAACATGATTGTGGGGGTAGACATCAACCCCACAAAACGCGCCTTAGCTGAAAAACTCGGCATGACCCACTTCGTCAACCCGAAAGAAGTGGAGGGTGACTTGGTAGCGCACTTAGTAGAACTAACCAAAGGGGGCGCGGACTATAGCTTTGAGTGCATTGGCAACGTCAACGTGATGCGGCAAGCCTTGGAGTGTTGCCATAAAGGTTGGGGCGTTAGCGTCATCATTGGCGTAGCAGGTGCAGGCCAGGAAATCAGCACTCGACCCTTTCAACTGGTGACTGGTCGTGTCTGGAAAGGCTCAGCGTTTGGGGGAGCCAGAGGCCGCACCGATGTCCCCAAGATTGTGGATTGGTACATGGACGGCAAAATCAACATTGATGATTTGATTACCAATGTGATGCCAGTGGAGCAAATCAATGAAGCCTTTGACCTGATGCATAAAGGGGACGCAATTCGGACAGTAGTGACGTTTTAG
- a CDS encoding GrpB family protein, with product MDEIVIVEYDPCWPSLFEAEKAKLQKVLDTELVVSIEHIGSTAVLGLAAKPIIDLMVVIRSLNVAKQAVPLLEKLDYVYWHDNPDSNRLFFVKGLPPYDLQRTHHIHMVEAESKFCERSLFRDYLRIHLDEAKRYEALKRDLAVRFRSDREGYTNGKSEYIQTVMAQARQWQSYEWSQ from the coding sequence ATGGATGAGATCGTTATTGTTGAATATGATCCATGTTGGCCAAGCTTATTTGAAGCGGAAAAAGCCAAGCTCCAAAAAGTTTTAGATACTGAGCTAGTTGTTTCAATAGAGCATATTGGAAGTACAGCAGTGCTAGGGCTAGCCGCCAAGCCCATCATCGATCTGATGGTGGTCATTCGTTCTTTAAATGTAGCGAAACAGGCTGTGCCTTTACTTGAGAAACTAGACTACGTTTACTGGCACGATAATCCTGACTCTAATCGCTTGTTTTTTGTAAAAGGGCTACCTCCCTACGATCTACAGCGTACTCATCACATTCATATGGTTGAAGCTGAGAGTAAGTTTTGCGAGCGATCGCTGTTTCGGGACTATCTACGAATCCATTTGGATGAAGCAAAGAGGTATGAGGCTCTGAAGCGCGACTTGGCAGTGCGCTTTCGCAGCGATCGCGAAGGCTACACCAATGGTAAGAGCGAGTACATTCAGACTGTCATGGCTCAGGCACGTCAATGGCAATCTTATGAATGGTCGCAATAG